One genomic window of Citrobacter sp. Marseille-Q6884 includes the following:
- the modA gene encoding molybdate ABC transporter substrate-binding protein — translation MARTWVRLFAGATLSLSMVGHALADEGKITVFAAASLTNAMQDIAAQYKKEKNVDVVSSFASSSTLARQIEAGAPADLFISADQKWMDYAVDKKSIDTATRKTLLGNSLVVVAPKASEQKDFAIDSKTNWVSLLNGGRLAVGDPEHVPAGIYAKEALQKLGAWDTLAPKLAPAEDVRGALALVERNEAPLGIVYGSDAVASKGVKVVATFPEDSHKKVEYPIAIVDGHKNATVSAFYDYLKGPQASEIFKRYGFTTK, via the coding sequence ATGGCACGTACATGGGTACGCCTGTTTGCAGGGGCAACACTTTCTCTCTCAATGGTCGGGCATGCATTGGCGGATGAAGGGAAAATCACAGTGTTTGCAGCGGCTTCGCTGACAAACGCGATGCAGGACATTGCTGCACAGTATAAAAAAGAGAAGAATGTTGATGTTGTCTCCTCTTTTGCTTCTTCCTCAACGCTGGCGCGTCAGATTGAAGCAGGTGCACCAGCCGATCTGTTTATTTCTGCCGATCAGAAATGGATGGATTATGCGGTAGACAAGAAGTCAATTGATACCGCAACGCGTAAAACGCTGCTGGGGAACAGTCTGGTGGTGGTGGCGCCTAAAGCAAGCGAACAGAAAGATTTTGCCATCGACAGCAAAACCAACTGGGTCAGTCTGTTGAACGGCGGTCGTCTGGCTGTTGGCGATCCAGAACATGTTCCCGCGGGCATTTATGCCAAAGAAGCGCTGCAAAAACTGGGCGCATGGGATACCCTGGCGCCGAAACTGGCACCTGCTGAAGACGTCCGTGGCGCACTGGCGCTGGTTGAACGCAATGAAGCTCCGCTGGGCATTGTTTACGGCTCTGACGCTGTTGCCAGCAAAGGTGTAAAAGTTGTGGCAACCTTCCCGGAAGATTCGCACAAAAAAGTGGAATACCCGATCGCGATTGTTGATGGGCACAAAAACGCAACGGTCAGCGCGTTCTATGATTACCTGAAAGGACCGCAGGCTTCTGAAATCTTTAAACGTTATGGATTTACGACCAAGTAA
- a CDS encoding AcrZ family multidrug efflux pump-associated protein, whose protein sequence is MLELLKSLVFAVIMVPVVMAVILGLIYGLGEVFNIFSGIGQKDQSRQNH, encoded by the coding sequence ATGTTAGAGTTATTGAAAAGTCTGGTATTCGCCGTAATCATGGTACCTGTGGTAATGGCCGTCATTCTGGGGCTGATTTACGGATTGGGTGAAGTGTTCAACATTTTTTCCGGTATCGGTCAGAAAGACCAGTCCAGACAGAACCATTGA
- the modE gene encoding molybdenum-dependent transcriptional regulator, producing MQAEILLTLKLQQKLFADPRRISLLKHIALSGSISQGAKDAGISYKSAWDAINEMNQLSEQTLVERATGGKGGGGAVLTRYGQRLIQLYDLLAQIQQKAFDVLSDDDALPLNSLLAAISRFSLQTSARNQWFGTITARDHHEVQQHVDVLLADGETRLKVALTAQSGERLGLDEGKEVLVLLKAPWVGITQDESVAQAADNQLQGIICHIERGAEQCEVLMTLPDGQTLCATVPAEDAVTLQEGANVTAYFNADRVIIATLC from the coding sequence ATGCAGGCCGAAATCCTTCTTACCCTGAAACTTCAGCAAAAACTGTTCGCCGATCCCCGCCGCATTTCTCTGCTTAAGCATATTGCGCTTTCCGGCTCTATCAGTCAGGGCGCTAAGGATGCGGGTATTAGTTATAAAAGCGCCTGGGACGCGATCAACGAGATGAACCAGCTGAGCGAGCAGACGCTGGTTGAGCGCGCCACCGGTGGCAAAGGCGGCGGCGGCGCGGTGCTGACCCGCTACGGGCAACGCCTGATCCAACTGTATGATTTACTCGCACAAATTCAACAAAAGGCGTTTGATGTCCTGAGCGATGACGATGCGCTTCCCCTTAACAGCCTGCTGGCAGCGATCTCCCGTTTTTCCTTGCAAACCAGCGCCCGAAACCAATGGTTTGGCACGATTACGGCTCGCGACCACCACGAGGTGCAGCAGCATGTCGATGTCCTGCTGGCTGATGGCGAAACACGGCTGAAAGTGGCGCTGACGGCGCAAAGCGGTGAACGCCTCGGGCTGGATGAAGGTAAAGAGGTGCTGGTTCTGCTTAAAGCGCCGTGGGTGGGCATCACCCAGGATGAAAGCGTGGCGCAGGCCGCGGACAACCAACTGCAAGGCATCATTTGTCATATCGAGCGTGGTGCGGAACAGTGCGAAGTGTTGATGACGCTACCGGATGGCCAGACGCTATGCGCCACGGTTCCAGCCGAAGACGCAGTAACGTTACAAGAAGGTGCTAACGTCACCGCGTATTTTAATGCCGATAGAGTCATTATCGCGACTTTATGCTGA
- the galK gene encoding galactokinase — MSLKEKTQSLFAETFGYPATHTIQAPGRVNLIGEHTDYNDGFVLPCAIDYQTVISCAAREDRKVRVIAADYDNQIDEFSLDAPIIAHDSQQWSNYVRGVVKHLQKRNSAFGGADLVISGNVPQGAGLSSSASLEVAVGTVFQQLFHLPLDGAQIALNGQEAENQFVGCNCGIMDQLISALGKKDHALLIDCRTLGTKAVSMPEGVAVVIINSNFKRTLVGSEYNTRREQCETGARFFQQPALRDVSLEAFNAVAHELDPIVAKRVRHVLTENARTVEAAEALEKGDLLRMGQLMAESHASMRDDFEITVPQIDTLVEIVKATIGDQGGVRMTGGGFGGCIVALIPQALVPAVQQAVATQYEAKTGIKETFYVCKPSQGAGQC, encoded by the coding sequence ATGAGTCTGAAAGAAAAAACACAATCTCTGTTTGCTGAAACGTTTGGCTACCCTGCAACCCATACTATTCAGGCACCTGGTCGCGTAAATCTGATCGGCGAACATACCGATTATAACGACGGTTTCGTCCTGCCTTGCGCAATTGACTACCAAACTGTCATCAGTTGTGCGGCGCGTGAAGATCGTAAAGTTCGCGTTATTGCCGCTGACTACGATAATCAGATTGATGAGTTTTCTCTTGATGCGCCGATTATCGCCCACGACAGCCAACAGTGGTCAAACTATGTGCGTGGCGTGGTGAAGCATCTGCAAAAACGCAATAGCGCTTTTGGTGGTGCGGATCTTGTGATCAGCGGCAACGTACCGCAAGGGGCAGGCTTAAGTTCTTCGGCTTCGCTGGAAGTGGCGGTGGGAACGGTATTCCAGCAGCTTTTTCATCTGCCGCTCGATGGCGCGCAAATCGCCCTTAACGGTCAGGAAGCTGAAAACCAGTTTGTCGGCTGTAACTGCGGGATTATGGACCAGTTGATCTCTGCTCTTGGCAAGAAAGATCATGCGCTGCTGATCGACTGTCGCACACTGGGCACCAAAGCGGTCTCCATGCCTGAAGGTGTGGCGGTGGTCATCATCAACAGTAACTTTAAACGTACGCTGGTGGGCAGTGAGTACAACACCCGCCGCGAACAATGTGAAACAGGTGCACGTTTCTTCCAGCAGCCCGCGCTGCGTGATGTCAGCCTGGAGGCATTTAACGCCGTCGCACACGAGCTGGATCCGATCGTTGCCAAACGTGTTCGCCATGTGCTGACTGAAAATGCCCGTACCGTTGAAGCCGCAGAAGCGCTGGAGAAAGGCGACCTACTGCGCATGGGTCAGCTGATGGCGGAATCTCACGCCTCCATGCGCGATGATTTCGAAATTACCGTACCGCAAATTGATACGCTGGTTGAGATTGTCAAAGCGACCATTGGTGATCAAGGCGGTGTGCGCATGACGGGTGGTGGTTTCGGTGGCTGCATTGTGGCGCTGATTCCGCAAGCGTTGGTTCCTGCTGTCCAGCAGGCTGTCGCCACACAGTACGAAGCGAAAACCGGTATCAAAGAAACGTTCTATGTCTGCAAACCTTCACAAGGAGCCGGACAGTGCTAA
- the gpmA gene encoding 2,3-diphosphoglycerate-dependent phosphoglycerate mutase, giving the protein MAVTKLVLVRHGESQWNNENRFTGWYDVDLSEKGVGEAKAAGKLLKEEGYSFDFAYTSVLKRAIHTLWNVLDELDQAWLPVEKSWKLNERHYGALQGLNKAETAEKYGDEQVKQWRRGFAVTPPELTKDDERYPGHDPRYAQLTDKELPVTESLALTIDRVIPYWNETILPRMKSGERVIIAAHGNSLRALVKYLDNMGEDEILELNIPTGVPLVYEFDENFKPIKHYYLGNADEIAAKAAAVANQGKAK; this is encoded by the coding sequence ATGGCTGTAACGAAGCTGGTTCTGGTACGTCACGGTGAAAGTCAGTGGAACAACGAAAACCGCTTTACCGGTTGGTACGATGTTGATCTGTCCGAGAAAGGCGTAGGCGAAGCAAAAGCGGCAGGTAAACTGCTGAAAGAGGAAGGCTACAGTTTCGATTTTGCTTATACCTCTGTGCTGAAACGTGCCATCCATACCCTGTGGAATGTGCTGGATGAACTGGATCAGGCCTGGTTGCCGGTTGAAAAATCCTGGAAACTGAACGAACGCCATTACGGCGCGCTGCAGGGTCTGAACAAAGCTGAAACCGCAGAAAAATATGGCGACGAACAGGTTAAGCAGTGGCGTCGTGGCTTTGCCGTCACGCCGCCGGAATTGACCAAAGATGACGAACGCTACCCGGGTCACGATCCGCGTTATGCGCAGTTGACCGATAAAGAGTTGCCGGTAACTGAAAGCCTGGCGCTGACCATTGACCGCGTTATCCCTTACTGGAACGAAACCATTCTGCCGCGTATGAAGAGCGGTGAGCGCGTGATTATTGCCGCTCACGGTAACTCTCTGCGCGCGCTGGTGAAATACCTGGATAATATGGGCGAAGATGAAATTCTTGAACTGAATATTCCGACCGGTGTACCGCTGGTGTATGAGTTCGATGAAAACTTCAAGCCGATCAAACATTACTATCTGGGTAATGCTGACGAGATCGCAGCTAAAGCGGCGGCCGTCGCCAACCAGGGCAAAGCGAAGTAA
- the modC gene encoding molybdenum ABC transporter ATP-binding protein ModC yields the protein MLELNFSQTLGTHCLTLNETLPASGITAIFGVSGAGKTSLINAISGLTTPQSGRIVLNGRVLNDVEKGICLTPEKRRVGYVFQDARLFPHYKVRGNLRYGMAKSMAGQFDKLVALLGIEPLLDRLPGSLSGGEKQRVAIGRALLTAPELLLLDEPLASLDIPRKRELLPYLQRLAREINIPMLYVSHSLDEILHLADKVMVLENGQVKAFGSLEDVWGSSVMHPWLPKEQQSSILKVSVLEHHPHYAMTALALGDQHLWVNKLDKPLQTTLRIRIQASDVSLVLQPPQQTSIRNILRAKVAQCYDDNGQVEVQLEVGGKTLWARISPWARDELGIKPGLWLYAQIKSVSITA from the coding sequence ATGTTGGAACTCAATTTTTCCCAGACGCTGGGGACGCACTGCCTGACGCTCAACGAAACGCTACCAGCCAGCGGGATCACGGCTATTTTTGGTGTCTCCGGCGCAGGTAAAACGTCGCTAATTAACGCCATTAGCGGTCTGACTACACCGCAGTCCGGGCGTATTGTGCTCAACGGGCGGGTGTTGAACGACGTGGAAAAGGGCATCTGCTTAACGCCTGAAAAGCGCCGGGTGGGGTATGTTTTTCAGGATGCCCGCCTGTTCCCACACTATAAAGTGCGCGGGAATCTACGCTACGGTATGGCAAAAAGCATGGCAGGACAGTTCGATAAGCTGGTGGCGCTGCTGGGTATTGAACCGCTGCTCGACCGTCTGCCGGGCAGCCTTTCCGGCGGTGAAAAACAGCGTGTCGCTATTGGCCGGGCGCTGCTTACCGCACCGGAGTTGCTACTGCTGGATGAGCCGTTAGCCTCGCTGGATATTCCGCGTAAGCGTGAGTTGTTGCCGTACCTCCAACGCCTGGCGCGCGAAATCAATATTCCCATGCTGTATGTCAGTCACTCACTTGATGAAATTTTGCATCTGGCCGATAAAGTCATGGTGCTGGAAAATGGGCAGGTGAAAGCGTTTGGCTCGCTGGAGGATGTCTGGGGCAGCAGCGTGATGCATCCCTGGCTGCCGAAGGAGCAGCAGAGCAGTATATTGAAAGTCAGCGTGCTGGAGCACCACCCGCATTATGCGATGACCGCGCTGGCGCTGGGCGATCAGCATCTGTGGGTTAATAAACTGGATAAACCGCTACAAACGACGCTGCGTATTCGCATACAGGCATCTGATGTTTCTCTGGTATTACAACCGCCGCAGCAGACCAGTATTCGCAACATTTTGCGTGCGAAGGTCGCGCAGTGTTATGACGATAACGGGCAAGTGGAAGTTCAGCTTGAAGTGGGCGGCAAGACATTGTGGGCGAGGATCAGTCCGTGGGCCAGGGATGAATTGGGTATCAAACCTGGCCTGTGGCTCTACGCGCAAATTAAGAGCGTATCGATTACCGCCTGA
- the modB gene encoding molybdate ABC transporter permease subunit has product MILSDPEWQAVILSLKVSSLAVLFSLPFGIFFAWLLVRCKFPGKALLDSVLHLPLVLPPVVVGYLLLIAMGRRGFIGEWLYDWFGITFAFSWRGAVLAAAVMSFPLMVRAIRLALEGVDVKLEQAARTLGAGRWRVFLTITLPLMLPGIIVGTVLAFARSLGEFGATITFVSNIPGETRTIPSAMYTLIQTPGGESAAARLCIISIVLALISLLISEWLARISRERTGR; this is encoded by the coding sequence ATGATACTGAGCGATCCTGAATGGCAGGCCGTTATACTGAGCCTGAAAGTTTCTTCCCTGGCCGTGCTGTTTAGTCTGCCGTTCGGGATCTTCTTTGCCTGGTTGCTTGTGCGATGCAAGTTTCCAGGTAAAGCGCTGCTCGACAGCGTTCTGCATCTACCGCTGGTTCTGCCACCTGTAGTGGTCGGTTATCTGCTGCTTATTGCAATGGGGCGACGCGGATTTATCGGCGAATGGCTGTACGACTGGTTTGGCATTACCTTTGCCTTTAGCTGGCGCGGCGCGGTTCTTGCCGCGGCAGTGATGTCCTTCCCGCTCATGGTGCGGGCAATCCGTCTGGCGCTTGAAGGCGTTGACGTTAAGCTGGAGCAGGCTGCCCGCACGTTGGGCGCCGGGCGCTGGCGTGTCTTCCTGACTATTACCTTACCGCTGATGCTGCCCGGAATCATTGTTGGTACCGTGCTGGCGTTTGCCCGCTCGCTCGGCGAGTTCGGCGCGACCATCACCTTTGTTTCTAATATTCCCGGTGAAACCCGTACTATCCCTTCGGCAATGTATACCCTGATCCAGACCCCCGGCGGTGAAAGCGCGGCGGCAAGGTTATGCATCATCTCCATTGTGCTGGCGCTGATTTCACTGCTGATTTCTGAGTGGCTGGCGCGTATTAGCCGAGAGCGGACGGGACGATAA
- the galE gene encoding UDP-glucose 4-epimerase GalE, which yields MRVLVTGGSGYIGSHTCVQLLKNGHDVVILDNLCNSKRSVLPVIERLGGKHPTFIEGDIRNEALITEILHDHAIDTVIHFAGLKAVGESVAKPLEYYDNNVNGTLRLVNAMRAANVKNFIFSSSATVYGDQPQIPYVESFPTGTPQSPYGKSKLMVEQILTDLQKAQPDWSIALLRYFNPVGAHPSGDMGEDPQGIPNNLMPYIAQVAVGRRDSLAVFGNDYPTEDGTGVRDYIHVMDLADGHVVAMEKLAGIQGVHIYNLGAGVGSSVLDVVNAFSKACGKPVNYHFAPRRDGDLPAYWADASKADRELNWRVTRTLDEMAQDTWHWQSRHPQGYPD from the coding sequence ATGAGAGTATTGGTTACAGGTGGTAGCGGTTACATTGGAAGCCACACTTGTGTGCAGTTACTGAAAAACGGTCACGATGTCGTCATCCTTGATAACCTCTGCAACAGTAAGCGCAGCGTCCTGCCCGTTATTGAGCGTTTAGGTGGAAAGCATCCGACTTTCATTGAAGGCGATATCCGTAACGAAGCATTGATTACCGAAATTCTGCACGATCATGCCATCGACACGGTCATTCACTTTGCCGGTCTGAAGGCCGTGGGGGAATCCGTTGCTAAACCGCTGGAGTACTATGACAACAACGTCAACGGTACTCTACGTCTGGTCAACGCTATGCGCGCCGCCAACGTGAAGAACTTTATCTTCAGCTCCTCAGCGACAGTCTATGGCGATCAACCGCAAATCCCTTACGTTGAAAGCTTCCCCACCGGTACGCCGCAAAGCCCATACGGTAAAAGTAAACTGATGGTTGAACAGATCCTGACCGATCTGCAAAAAGCACAGCCAGACTGGAGCATTGCCCTGTTGCGTTACTTCAATCCGGTTGGCGCACATCCGTCAGGGGATATGGGCGAAGATCCGCAAGGCATTCCAAATAACCTGATGCCTTACATCGCCCAGGTTGCCGTTGGTCGCCGCGACTCTCTCGCGGTATTTGGCAACGACTACCCTACCGAAGATGGCACCGGCGTGCGTGATTATATCCATGTGATGGATTTGGCTGACGGCCATGTTGTCGCCATGGAAAAACTGGCGGGCATTCAGGGCGTGCATATTTATAACCTGGGTGCGGGCGTCGGTAGCAGCGTGCTGGACGTCGTCAACGCCTTCAGTAAAGCCTGCGGTAAACCTGTTAACTACCATTTCGCACCGCGTCGTGACGGCGATCTGCCTGCCTACTGGGCTGATGCCAGCAAAGCTGACCGTGAATTGAACTGGCGTGTTACCCGCACGCTGGACGAAATGGCACAAGACACCTGGCACTGGCAGTCACGCCACCCGCAGGGATACCCGGACTAA
- the galM gene encoding galactose-1-epimerase: MLNEIPVLAPDGQPFRLLTLRNDAGMVVTLMDWGATLLSARVPLSDGSVREALLGCTSPEQYPNQSAFLGASIGRYANRIANSRYTFAGETIELLPSQGENQLHGGPDGFDKRRWQIVNQNDRQVLFALTSDDGDQGFPGHLCATAQYRLTDDNRISITYRATVNKPCPVNLTNHVYFNLDGDKTDIRQHKLQILADTYLPVDETGIPRDGLKSVAGTSFDFRTPKVIDSQFLADDDQRKVKGYDHAFLLQAQGDARKPAAHLWSQDEKLQMEVYTSAPALQFYSGNFLGGTPSRGPEAYADWQGLALESEFLPDSPNHPEWPQPDCLLRPGEEYTSVTEYRFIPA; encoded by the coding sequence GTGCTAAACGAAATTCCCGTACTGGCCCCCGATGGCCAGCCGTTTCGACTGCTAACCCTGCGGAATGACGCAGGGATGGTCGTTACCCTAATGGATTGGGGCGCAACGCTTTTGTCTGCGCGCGTCCCACTCAGCGATGGTAGCGTTCGCGAAGCGCTACTCGGCTGTACCAGCCCGGAGCAATACCCGAATCAGTCTGCGTTTCTTGGCGCATCGATTGGCCGTTACGCTAACCGTATCGCGAACAGTCGGTATACTTTTGCAGGCGAAACCATTGAATTACTGCCAAGCCAGGGTGAAAACCAGCTGCATGGCGGGCCCGACGGTTTCGACAAACGCCGCTGGCAGATAGTGAATCAGAACGACCGCCAGGTGCTGTTTGCCTTAACATCAGACGATGGCGATCAGGGCTTCCCTGGCCATCTTTGCGCGACGGCACAGTACCGCCTGACTGACGATAATCGTATTTCGATCACCTACCGTGCGACGGTGAATAAACCGTGCCCGGTGAATTTAACGAATCACGTTTATTTTAATCTCGACGGTGACAAAACCGATATCCGCCAGCATAAGCTGCAGATCCTGGCCGATACGTATCTGCCGGTTGATGAGACAGGGATCCCGCGCGACGGGCTGAAATCGGTAGCAGGTACCTCTTTCGATTTCCGTACACCCAAAGTCATCGACAGCCAGTTCCTGGCCGATGATGACCAGCGTAAGGTGAAAGGTTACGACCACGCCTTCTTGCTACAGGCACAAGGTGATGCCCGTAAACCTGCCGCTCACCTGTGGTCGCAGGATGAAAAACTGCAGATGGAGGTCTACACCTCGGCTCCGGCATTGCAGTTCTACTCCGGGAATTTCCTCGGTGGCACTCCCTCTCGTGGACCTGAAGCGTACGCCGACTGGCAAGGACTGGCACTGGAAAGTGAGTTCCTACCAGACAGCCCGAACCATCCTGAATGGCCTCAGCCAGACTGCTTACTGCGTCCTGGCGAGGAGTACACCAGCGTGACTGAGTATCGGTTTATACCTGCCTGA
- the galT gene encoding galactose-1-phosphate uridylyltransferase: MTQFNPVDHPHRRFNPLTGQWILVSPHRAKRPWQGAQETPSKQVLPAHDPDCFLCAGNTRVTGDKNPNYAGTYVFTNDFAALMSDTPDAPDSHDPLMRCQSARGTSRVICFSPDHSKTLPELSVPALTEIVKTWQEQTADLGKTYPWVQVFENKGAAMGCSNPHPHGQIWANSFLPNEAEREDRLQKAYFAEQGSPMLVDYVQRERADGSRTVVETEHWLAVVPYWAAWPFETLLLPKTHVLRITDLTDAQRADLALALKKLTSRYDNLFQCSFPYSMGWHGAPFNGEENEHWQLHAHFYPPLLRSATVRKFMVGYEMLAETQRDLTAEQAAERLRAVSDIHFRESGV; the protein is encoded by the coding sequence ATGACCCAATTTAATCCCGTCGATCATCCACATCGCCGCTTTAACCCGCTCACCGGGCAGTGGATCCTCGTTTCGCCGCATCGCGCCAAACGCCCCTGGCAAGGGGCGCAGGAAACGCCGTCTAAGCAGGTTCTGCCCGCTCATGATCCTGACTGCTTCCTGTGCGCAGGCAATACGCGCGTGACCGGCGACAAAAATCCGAATTACGCGGGTACCTACGTTTTTACTAACGACTTTGCGGCTCTGATGTCCGATACCCCGGACGCGCCGGACAGTCATGATCCGTTGATGCGCTGCCAAAGCGCTCGTGGAACCAGTCGCGTGATTTGCTTCTCGCCGGACCACAGCAAAACGTTGCCAGAGCTTAGCGTGCCTGCCCTGACGGAAATCGTCAAAACCTGGCAAGAACAAACGGCGGATCTGGGTAAAACCTATCCCTGGGTGCAGGTGTTTGAAAATAAAGGCGCTGCGATGGGGTGCTCGAACCCGCATCCGCACGGTCAAATTTGGGCCAACAGTTTCCTGCCCAACGAAGCCGAGCGTGAAGATCGTCTGCAAAAAGCGTACTTCGCTGAACAGGGATCCCCCATGCTGGTCGATTATGTCCAGCGTGAACGGGCTGATGGTAGCCGCACGGTGGTGGAAACCGAACACTGGCTGGCGGTAGTGCCTTACTGGGCGGCATGGCCGTTCGAAACGCTGCTGCTACCGAAAACACATGTATTGCGTATTACCGATTTGACCGACGCGCAACGTGCTGACCTGGCGCTGGCGCTGAAAAAATTGACCAGTCGTTACGATAACCTGTTCCAGTGCTCATTTCCTTACTCAATGGGTTGGCACGGTGCGCCATTTAATGGCGAAGAGAATGAACACTGGCAGTTGCATGCACACTTTTATCCGCCGCTGCTGCGTTCCGCAACCGTGCGTAAATTTATGGTCGGTTATGAAATGCTGGCGGAAACCCAGCGCGACCTGACGGCAGAACAAGCCGCTGAACGTCTGCGGGCAGTCAGCGACATCCATTTTCGCGAATCCGGAGTTTAA
- the modF gene encoding molybdate ABC transporter ATP-binding protein ModF produces MSSLQISQGTFRLSDTKTLQLNTFTLNAGDSWAFVGSNGSGKSALARALAGELPLLKGERQCQFTRITRLSFEQLQKLVSDEWQRNNTDLLSPGEDDTGRTTAEIIQAEISDPSRCSALAKQFGISALLDRRFKYLSTGETRKTLLCQALMSEPDLLILDEPFDGLDVASRGQLADLLAALHLAGHTLVLVLNRFDEIPEFVQFAGVLADCTLTETGEKTGLLQQALIAQLAHSEQLEGITLPEPDEPSVRLGLPADEARIVLKDGVVSYNDRPILHRLSWQVNPGEHWQIIGPNGAGKSTLLSLITGDHPQGYSNDLTLFGRRRGSGETIWDIKKHIGYVSSSLHLDYRVSTTVRNVILSGFFDSIGIYQAVSDRQHKLAQGWLDILGMDKRTADAPFHSLSWGQQRLALIVRALVKHPTLLILDEPLQGLDPLNRQLIRRFVDVLISEGETQLLFVSHHAEDAPECITHRLEFVPDGEIYAYRQTALR; encoded by the coding sequence ATGTCATCGTTGCAAATTTCGCAAGGCACGTTTCGTCTGAGCGACACCAAAACGCTTCAGTTGAATACGTTCACATTAAACGCAGGTGATAGCTGGGCGTTTGTTGGATCTAACGGCAGCGGAAAATCCGCGCTGGCTCGGGCGCTGGCGGGGGAGCTCCCGTTGCTCAAAGGCGAGCGCCAGTGCCAGTTTACCCGCATCACCCGGCTCTCATTTGAGCAGCTCCAAAAGCTGGTCAGCGACGAATGGCAGCGTAATAACACCGATCTCCTCAGCCCCGGTGAGGACGACACAGGGCGAACGACTGCAGAGATTATTCAGGCTGAGATCAGCGATCCCAGTCGTTGTTCAGCGCTGGCGAAGCAGTTCGGGATTAGCGCCTTACTCGACAGACGCTTCAAATACCTCTCTACCGGTGAAACGCGTAAAACGCTGCTTTGCCAGGCCTTGATGTCAGAACCGGATCTGCTCATCCTTGACGAACCGTTTGACGGGCTGGACGTTGCGTCACGCGGCCAGTTAGCGGATCTGCTCGCCGCATTACATCTGGCTGGTCATACGCTGGTGCTGGTCCTCAACCGCTTTGATGAAATTCCTGAATTCGTACAGTTCGCTGGTGTTCTTGCTGATTGCACGTTGACTGAAACTGGCGAAAAAACCGGTCTGTTACAACAGGCATTGATAGCCCAACTGGCCCATAGCGAACAACTGGAAGGCATCACCCTCCCCGAGCCTGATGAACCTTCTGTCCGCCTTGGGCTGCCTGCAGATGAAGCGCGTATTGTGCTTAAGGATGGCGTTGTCTCATATAACGATCGCCCCATTCTCCATCGTCTGAGCTGGCAGGTAAATCCGGGTGAACACTGGCAAATTATCGGCCCGAATGGCGCGGGGAAATCGACCCTCCTCAGTTTAATCACCGGCGATCATCCGCAAGGCTACAGCAACGACCTGACTCTGTTTGGCCGCCGTCGTGGCAGTGGTGAAACCATCTGGGATATTAAAAAGCATATTGGCTATGTCAGCAGCAGCCTGCATCTGGATTACCGGGTGAGTACCACGGTGCGCAATGTCATTCTCTCGGGCTTCTTTGATTCCATCGGTATTTACCAGGCGGTTTCAGACAGGCAGCACAAACTGGCGCAAGGGTGGTTAGACATTCTGGGAATGGATAAACGCACAGCGGATGCGCCGTTCCATAGTCTCTCCTGGGGACAACAACGGCTGGCGCTGATTGTCCGTGCGCTGGTCAAGCACCCGACTCTGCTGATCCTCGACGAACCATTACAAGGGCTGGATCCACTGAACCGTCAGTTGATACGCCGTTTTGTTGATGTGCTTATCAGTGAAGGCGAAACGCAACTGCTGTTTGTTTCTCACCATGCTGAAGATGCGCCTGAGTGTATAACTCACCGCCTAGAGTTTGTGCCTGACGGGGAAATCTACGCCTATCGGCAGACAGCCCTGCGTTAA